In Rhodamnia argentea isolate NSW1041297 chromosome 4, ASM2092103v1, whole genome shotgun sequence, the following proteins share a genomic window:
- the LOC115726178 gene encoding auxin-responsive protein IAA30-like: MVLMELQLGLALPSSDGYVGAQQQQQQQRRRRHGLDLDLNVNGFGHGGDETMEEAVGSNRFDPGLSLEEEECEYERGDCERSVPRTLPLLFGTQNHEAEEADDDGEGHRHFSGDKESTYLKVTMEGVGIGRKIDLSLHRSLHSLMYTLTNMFGLCYEESENLKLAYQDRDGDWVFAENVTWRCFVRSAQRLKLLRMSG; this comes from the exons ATGGTCTTGATGGAGCTCCAACTGGGTCTCGCCCTCCCCAGCAGCGACGGCTACGTGGGAgcgcagcagcagcaacagcagcagcggcggcggcgtcaCGGGCTCGACTTGGACCTCAACGTGAACGGGTTCGGCCACGGTGGCGACGAGACCATGGAGGAGGCCGTGGGATCGAACCGTTTCGATCCCGGGTTGAGCCTCGAGGAAGAGGAGTGCGAGTACGAGCGAGGGGATTGCGAGAGGAGCGTGCCCCGGACGCTTCCGCTCCTGTTCGGGACTCAGAACCACGAGGCTGAAGAAGCCGACGACGACGGCGAGGGCCATCGCCACTTTTCCGGCGACAA GGAGTCCACGTACCTGAAGGTGACAATGGAAGGCGTAGGGATCGGGAGGAAGATCGATCTCAGCCTCCATCGCTCTCTCCACTCCCTCATGTACACCCTCACCAACATGTTTGGCTTGT GCTATGAAGAATCCGAAAACCTGAAGCTCGCTTACCAGGACAGGGATGGAGATTGGGTGTTCGCCGAGAACGTGACTTGGAG GTGCTTTGTGCGGTCTGCTCAGCGATTGAAGCTACTAAGGATGAGTGGTTGA